In Magallana gigas chromosome 1, xbMagGiga1.1, whole genome shotgun sequence, the sequence TTTATATCAATACGTCGTCCTAAATGAtcgtattttgattttatttgtttcgCTTGTGTTGGTGTTGGTACATAAGTGAAACGGGTGTCATGATGACGAAAGAGAGAAGAAAAGAATTTAATGGGAGAGGGTGAAAAGAGAGAAGAAGAGGTTATAATTAGAGAACACTCGTGAACACTCAGGGGGACACCACTTACTCTACAAATGATCCTCTAGTTCTAGTCGCTAAAAAGGAACACAGACGTAACTTTCAGTAACGTAACATTCAGGAACGTAACATTCAGTAACGTAACATTCAGTATAGTAATGGCAAGTCCTTGCCAATCAAATGAGCAAGTACTGATTTAGTTAATCTATTTCATGACATATGATAAtgatttaagttaaaaaaaattactatatTTAGTTATAATACGAatgaattctattttttttcctttgcatTTGAGATAGAATCAACAAGAGTATATAGTATTCACCTCCCCCTCGCTGGGCTCGGATTCCTCCCCGGGGCGGGCGGGGGGCGAGGCTGCTGTATTGTTATCTGTGATCTGTAGCTGAATCTAAATGGACAAGGGGCGCAGgattagaaatacatttatgTATCTTATACAGGAATTTGTGAGTTATCCTAATGtgaaatatttcatcatttttttttttagttttatgaaGCAGATCCATTTTGATTACTATTTTTTGCATTAGTATAATACACGTCAAATATATAATAAGAACTTTTTTGTTAATGACCTCATCAGAACTTATTGGGCCTGGCTCATGCATttcatcaacttgaaattcctCTGTACCGAAGAAATTGGTCTACAACAGATATGGTTTAGTAGGTGATTTCAAAAGCAATGTAGGGGTTTATATAAACGGTATTAGATGCATTTGTTTTTTATGCTCATTAAGTTTCAGAACTTGTGTTTGATCCTTTTGACTTTGTGTCAGTAATTTACATTCACTTCAATAAATATGCAAGATCAATTTTTGAAACAgtatagataaatatataattacaaataaCACGGATTAAAGGTTGATGCATTATGTATTTCAGGCGTACCGTATTATCGTCTTGCGCCTGCGTATTTCCATTTTTCTGGAGTTCTTGTCCTGCATTTTGCTGAAGGTCCGATGTCTTCAGATGGTACACCTGGTTGGGAGCTTTTATTTCCTCGTCTACCGTCATAGTTTCTTTTGGAATATTGTTATCGTAAGCAAACTCACTTCCATTCGACTTTCGAATATAGCCAATGTCATCCGGGTCTTCAGGCATACGGTATTTCTGTTTCGTGTGTCTCCTCGAACACTAAATATtagaaataattcatttttacagaATTGAGAgcaatttgatataatttaaacacttttaaaattttatatataggttatatcaatataatttttcCCTTATAAACATATTCGGCCTACCAAGACACAGATCATGGCAAGAAGGAAGACCAGCACCACGGCTCCACACACGATCACGGCGATCCCCCAGTTAGGTACCATGAAGTCACTGCGCGTGACCGGAAGTTCAGTGGTCGACTCGGGTAAGGCCGTTGATTCTTCAGTAGTAGATGTGGGAATATAGGGAATTTCTGTGGACGAAGTAGACATGGTATTTGTTTCAAATGAACACAATATTATAACGTACTCGATTTCCATAAATATAGATATCGGGACAAATAAATGTATGTTACTCtgtgataaaacaattatatgttatgatataaatatacataatatgTAGTTATTTAATGTTACTTTTTCTGCAATACGTACTGTTGTGCGAAATTGATGCAGGATCTATTATAACGTCAGGCCCAAACGCGTCGTTACTGACGGCGGAACTGACAATGGAATTCAGTTGCTCCAAGGGAACAGAGTCATTTTCTGTAAACTGTACTGAGTAATCCACAATTACACTGCCTTCTCTGTAAAAAGAgaatgaaagaaatatttaaacatagcATAAGTTAGTGACAGAATTAAAAACAAgagatattttgaaattattttggaCCTTACCTGAATGTTATGTTCACAATATCAATGACTCGGTCTTTGTAGATACTGTTTTTGTAAACTGCTAAAagctgaaaaagaaacattttgttacaatagagaaaaaaaaatgaaatgatgcaGTGTTTTCAACTTCAACAAGTACTTTATTTGAATACTAAGCAGTTAAAAACGTCCAATTTACAGACCTTTTGATATATGGTATCTTTCAGCGTCAGATATTCTGCAGAATCTATGTCAGAAAGCTTGGAATTCCAAGTCTGGCTTGTAATTTTCAGTGAAGCATTAATAACTTGTGATATAACAGGATCAGTCGTTGAAACTATGGTTGTTGGGGCTCCTGTCGTTGATGGAGGTTGAGTTGTTGTTGGTGCGGGTGTGGTTGATGGAGCCTGAGTTGTTGTTGGTGCTTGTGTGGTTGCTGGAGCCTGAGTTGTTGTTGGTGCTTGTGTTGTTGTTGGAGCCtgagttgttgttgttgcttgTGTGGTTGTTGGAGTCTGAGTTGTTGTTTTTGCTTGTGTGGTTGTTGGAGCTTGAGTTGTTGTTGGTGCTTGTGTGGTTGCTGGAGCCTGAGTTGTTGTTGGTGCTTGTGTTGTTGTTGGAGCCTGAGTTGTTGTTATTGCTTGTGTGGTTGTTGGAAATTGAGTTGTTGTTGGTGCTTGTGTAGTTGTTGGAGCCTGAGTTGTTGTTGGTGCTTGTGTGGTTGTTGGAGCCTGAGTTGTTGTTGGTGCTTGTGTGGTTGTTGGAGCCTGAGTTGTTGTTGGTGCTTGTGTGGTTGCTGGAGCCTGAGTTGTTGTTGGTGCTTGTGTTGTTGTTGGAGCCtgagttgttgttgttgcttgTGTGGTTGTTGGAGCCTGAGTTGTTGTTGGTGCTTGTGTGGTTGTTGGAGCCTGAGTTGTTGTTGGTGCTTGTGTGGTTGTTGGAGCCTGAGTTGTTGGTGGTGCTTGTGTAGTTGTTGGAGCCTGAGTTGTTGTTGGTGCTTGTGTGGTTGTTGGAGCCGTAGTTGTTGTTGGAAGTTGATTTGTTGTTGGAGCTTGTGTGGTTATAGGAGCTTGTGTGGTTGTTGAAGGTTGAGTTGTTGGTAGGGCTTCTGAGGTTGTTGAACGTTGATTTGTTGTAGGAGCTTGAGTTGTTGTtagagcctcagttgttgttgGCATGTTAGTTGTGGTTGATGCAGCTTTAGTGGTTGTTAGGGGTTGAGTTGTAAttggagcctcagttgttgttgatgttgttgttgttgatggaTCTTGAGTAGTTGTTTCAGCTTGTGTTGTCGTTGGAGCTCCAGGGGTTGTAAGTGCTTCAGTTTTTGTTGGAGCTTGTGTGGGTGTTGAAGCTTGAGTTGTTGTCGAAGTTTGAGTTGTTGAAGTTAGCGTTATTGAAATTGGAACTTGAGTGGTTGTTGATGATTGAGTGGTTGTTGGAGCTTGAGTTGTCGTTAGAGCTTTAGGCGTTGAGGTTTGTGTCATGGATATTAAATCTTGGGTGGTTGTTGGCTGTTGTGATGTTTGAGTTTGAATGGTTGTTGTAGTTATTGTAGTGGATGGAGCTTCAGTAGTCATTGGAACGTGTGTGGTTATTGATGTTTGAGTTGTAGTTGGAACTTGAGTTGTTACTGGTGCTTTATCTGTGGTTTGAGCTTGAGTTGTTGATGCTTGAGTCGTGGAAATTACTAGAGTGGTTGAACTTCTCGTTGTTGGTATAACAACAGATGGTGTTGTCGAGAAGAgtgtaattcctttaaaaatataatattatattgatttGAAAATCAGATGGTGCTTGCTGAACTGAATGCTCTAAACATTAAGATGCAATTGCAAACCGTAAATCCTGaacttgatttaaaataaaatccaacATAATCTTGATGAAACGATATGACAGAAAAGCTATCATACTTTTGTGAGAGGTGAACAGGGGATCAATCATTACGTCTGGTCCAAAGAATCCATCTTTGAAGGCCTGGTTGACGTCATCGTTGAGCAGCGATACGTCCACCTCCTCGCCGCCAAGGAAAGTGACCACGAAGTTCATGATGACACTCCCCGGGCTACAGGTCAACAATATACAGAAGGCTACAGGTCAACAACATACAGAATGCTACAGGTCAACAACATACAGAACAACAACAGTGAAGGTCATCATCTCACCCCATTTACCCGATGCTTGGGTTTACTTACATTTAAAGAAGTGAAGAGGATTTTGAAGaagcttttttttattaatgcacTGATTTTAGTAGGtttaattaaaacagtttttattccgacaaatcatataaaatgttcTCTTAAGAAAAGTAAATATGCAAACAGTTTGGTTTCATAGCTTGGTAAGAAAAGTTCAAGTACCTGAATCTGAGCCCTTCAGTGATTCCCTCAAAACGGTCAGCATAAACACCAAGAGAGTATGTATCGAAAAgcttaaaatagaaaataatacgAAAGATAAATCCATTATTGGtctaatatttgataaaagattGATACATAgagttaattaaattttttaaaaaaatacgcAAAAGGCAAATCATTGCTTTTATACTTACAAATGTATAGTAAGCAATAGACAGGTTTGTGTAGAACTGACTTGATTGGTCTGCGTATAAAGGATTCCACTCCTCAGTAACAACCCTAATAGTCACTTCAAAGTCCTGGAGAACCACAGAACCCTCTGTTGAACTCGACATTTGATCAGTTGTTAAAATTGGTGTTGTAATGGACTCTGTTGTCACGTGCGGTGTTGTAATGGACTCTGTTGTCACGTGCGGTGTTGTAATGGACTCTGTTGTCACGTGCGGTGTTGTAATGGACTCTGTTGTCACGTGTGGTGTTGTAATGGACTCTGTTGTCACGTGCAGTGTTAAAATGGACTCTGTTGTCACATGCGGTGTTGTAATGGTCTCTGTTGTCACGTGCGATGTTGTAATGGACTCTGTTGTCACGTGTGGTGTTGTAATGGACTCTGTTGTCACGTGCGGTGTTGTTATTGACTCTGTTGTCACACGTGGCGTTGTAACTGATTCTGTTGTCACAATTGGTGTTGTAATGGATTCTGTTGTCACACGTGGTGTTGTAACTGATTCTGTTGTCACACGTGGTGTTGTAATAGACTCTGTTGTCACATGCTGGGTTGTATTGGCCAATGGATTGTTGGTTACAGTAGTCTTGACTTCAGTGGTGTGTTGTAGTGTGGTGTCTGTGTCTGGAGCCGATGTTGTTCGACTTTCTGTTTTTTCTGTTGTTGATGTAAGTGATATACCTGTCTTCTCTTGTGTTGTCATTTTAGTTGTTGGGGTAAAATCAGTAGTTTGTGGTGTGGTGGAGacatcaaaaaataattctgcAAATTTGAATTtggtattttatgatatttaaacaagaaatcGTGAACTATTCCTACATAGTACAAACAAGTACGTTATTTATTCAAAAGgttttaattacattaattagaaaataaaatgaaaaaaaaatacgtttaaGTTGCAAATTATTGTGACAAATGTAAAGAAATCTATGATCATGCCTTATGATTAATGACAACCAAATTGAGTTAGATTAATagacttttaaaatatgtcttcaaaaatattttatagacaTATGTCTTATTCTTTGATTTGTGTCTAGAAAATATGTTAATGAATCAGGCAGTCATTAAACAAATGTAATCATAAACTATAACTTCTCAAAGCATGCATTCTCACAATTCATTGGATTTAATCACTAGTTCTTCCAGCATTTATCATTAAAACGCAAAATGATTACAACAGGATGCTATATTCAATCAGATAAGTAATGAGAGCAGGGGGTAACAAACGAAGGTTTACCTTGATGTGAGGTAAAACTTTGGTCAATTACTGCGTTGGGGAAATTTCCAGAAGTAAAGGCCTGATTTATCGCGTCGTCAAGATCCTTGGTATTTATAGGGTCGCGTCCTAGGTACGTCACAGTGTAGGATATGATGAGGCTTCCTTGTCTGTAATGAGAATGAGTACCAAGACtacacaaatgaaaaaaaaaaatatttcttgaataactaaaattgtttcaattaccTGAATTGCAAATTTGAGATCTCCAAAAATCGTTCCATatagtttgcatcaaaatcGTAGACAGAATAAAGCtaaaaacagaaagaaaaaatcattCTCCAGTAATTTGTTATGTCAGTTCAAGAGTATTCTTTAGTTGATTTATACCATATTATACTCATTACTTACGATGGCTTTGTATTCACTAGTCAGGTTTTCATACTCTAAAGACCCTGTCACGGCGTACTCCGGCACCCACTGCTCGTTCAGAATGCGGAGTTCCACCTGAAATACCCGGGTGATTTGAGGCTCCGTTGTCCCCACCGTTGTTGTCGGTTTTGTAGTCGTTATTGTAGGTATCACTGTAGTTGTTGTCGGTATTGCTGTCGTTGTTGTTGGTGTTGTTGTCGGTATTACCGTCGTTGTTGTCGGTGGTCTTGTTTCGGCCTCTGTTGAGAGCTTTGTTATATCAGGAGTAGTTTGTTGTACATTGCTTGTTGTGTAGGACTTTGTTGTTGCGTTAGTTTCCTGGCTACCAGTAATAACAGTCTGTGTTGTGACTGGGTGCAGAGTTGTCGGTCCTGTAGTCGATGTGACCGTGTCTGACACAGGAGTCTGTGTTGTCTGGTTCAATGTCCTGATTTCCTCCGTGGTTGCGAGGTAGGGTGTTGTTACCGAGTCCGTAGATGAAAAGGAACCAGAAGAAGGGGTCGCTTTTTCCGTCGTAACCGGAATGGTTGTTTTCTCGGTTGTTTCTGGTTTTTCTGTTGGATCGTGGGTAACTGGAGCTGTGGTGCTGGACGGAGTTGTAACAGCTAATGTTGTCGGTGCAGTTGTTGTCGGTGCAGTTGTTGTCGGTGCAGATGTTGTCGGTGCAGCTGTTGTAGGTGCAGCTGTTGTCGGTGCAGCTGTGGTCGGTGCAGCTGTTGTGAATGGCAAGGTGGAAGCAGTGGTCAATGCTGTTggattaaaacaatattttaaggCAGAGTATCAAGTCCTTAAAATAATCTCATTTTAGATATACATTTGTAATTGTGCGGTTGCTGTTCAGTATTAGCAGACTTCTTGATTTAATCAACGTCGAAGAAAactgatattttacaaaaacataaaacagtgaatctatttaattttcatttttcttttcatgacAATATTACTTTAATAAGATAGCAATTAAAATGAAGGAAACTGAAAGCAgaagcatgaaaaaaaaatacatcgtTCAAATTaaactcaaatttaaaatcaaacattcaaaaacatttatgttctctgatttgtaaaaaatttcagtAATTTCTACAATAAACTTATTATTGCTTTGTCATTATGCGTTACATTCTGATGCTATGTTCGGgttttaaccaaaaaatctACCCTGTGTTAATATTATAAAAGGGACCGAAAGATGTGTCCCGCCAGCACAGGCACACATTTATTCCAGGACAgtgtttaagaaattaaaagcaTAACAGATGATTGACTAAGGAGTATGtaaaatatcttcaaattttGGGCTTATTGAAGTCTGTGAAAACAATCCGGAGAAACTGAAGAAGACATATCAgtctgaatttcctctatcagttttcaaattcctacccatttttgattcaattttataaaaaaaatgaatgatgtaaataaaaaaccaTTAATAGTATTGAGGTAAGTACGTTGACCTTACTCTGCTGGCATTACATTCACATGATatcaatgattaaaattttgagataCGGTGTCTTATGGgtttttagttttttatatttttgcattgTGTGCCATACGGTTAACTAAATGAAATAGTGAAATAAAACCAACAGAGACTATGCAAAATTAGGTTAACTAacataaaatcttaactttaaatattacagtactaccaaaaatattttagcgaaaaacaaaatctaaaaaatttagtccgaatttcctctgattTGCTTTGTTTGTGCCTAATTCCAttatatagtaaaaaatatcgaatgttgtgtcaataataattcatttcatgaatactttttgtgtttagaacaaattttactcatgatattgaactttataacaatccaaaTTTGAGAACTCAAGCCCTGAGTAAACAATGTCCTTAATAAAGTAAAGCGTAAATGACATGACAGTGTGTGCAATTTTATGTCGTGGTGTCAAGGAATGCTTATTTTCCGATAAATACTGTCCctataattacatttatcagcaacgtaattataatttacataacTGTTAAAAGACAGAAAGGCAGAAAAGATAAGCGCCCAAGAAGTCCACTATTGTTAACGCTTTTTGTGCGGCATGTCTCACTGTATTTCACATTCTCTACTTACCTTCGTGAGAGGTAAACTCGGGATCAATACTAAACTCTTCCGGTAGATTCTGCGCAAAAGCGTTGATGTCCTGGTCAAGTAAGACAGGATCGATCTCCTCCTCACCAGAGAACGTCACACTGAACTCAGCAATAATACTTCCGGGTCTAACAAAAAGAAGAAGGAAGTCAATGATAGTCGCGCTATTTTTGGGAGGAGgatgttgaaaaatattcatatattaagCAGAAAGATCAAACATACCTAAAGATAATATCAGACACGGTAACAAGACGGTTTCCGTAAGAACTTCGGCTGTATGCATCCGTTAGCTACAAAAGAACAGtcttatattacatgtaattagtaTTTTATTCTCATGTaccattttacatttttacatcttttattacttgatataatttaaaagtaCTCGTCATATGAAGACTAAGTTGatattctgaaatttttaaactgtgtttataagaaataaagtgGAGTAGATTGTGAGTTTTGTGTtagttattttatcaaaatatgaacgTAAAGCTCAAAAACGATTTCCGCACtcaaacattaatatttttacgaCAAGTTTCCTGAAAATTATTTAGATATTGTATCTGATTTGCATTTAAACgggaaaacaaatttaaaattatcatatgttGTGTTTTACGGACGGGGTATTCTTATATATACATAggcaaacaaataaataaatatactgaCCGTAGCCCGAACTTGTTCATATATAATACGATACAAGGCCGAGTTGGTATTCTCGTACTCAGACAACCATTGCTGGTTGACCATCCTCACTTTTCCAGACACGATCTGCCGCGGCACAGAGGTTGTGGTTGTTGGTGCTGTTGTTGTCTGTGATATTGGTTGCGGCGTCCTTGTTGTCACTGAAGCTGACGATGTTGTTTCATAGACCGTCGTTGAACTGTCTTCTGCTGTTGAGGTGGGTTGTATCTCAGAGACCAGTGCTGTAGGGGAGGCGCTCGTTACCATCAGAGAGGAAGATATATCCTGTGTTTCTATAGGTACAGAGGAAGAGACTACACTAGAGAAAACAAGATGACTCGTTTCTAGAGAGATAAGTCGGCTCTCGGAAACTGGTTCTTTGCTGTGTGTAACGGATGTTGCTGAGGGTTCCCCTGATGGTAAAACTGAAGATAAATCAAACTCCGAAGAAGACGGTGTAGTTGTTGAGACTTCCGTTGGTCTATACTCTGTATAAGAGGATTCATGTGTCGGTGTTATGGATATTGATTTTGAAGCAGATTTTGAAACATCAGTTGGCGATATGGACAGCGAAGCAACACTGGACAATAACGGCGAGGACGAAACCTGACTTGCTCGTGATAAGTCTTCAAACGATGctattgaaaatgtaggagAGACAGcataaatttaaacatgttaataaatgaatacttataaataaatatcaaaatttgattaaaaaaaccaaaacaacaacaacacaaaaacaaaattgtgcAGAAGAATTAAGTAGAAAAACAAACACACCAGTGAAATCACTCGATAAACGAGAGCGTGTTAGTGAAAACATCTTTGTTTCTGTTATCGAGTCCGTCGACTTCATTGATGAAACTTCACTCGATGTGAGCGACGATAAATGCAGTTCTATTTCTGAGGAGGTAGCACTAACTGTCGGTGGCAATGATGTTGTAAGGAGAAGAGAAGCTGATCGAGAAACATAACCCGCTGATGTTACGGAAGCTAATATAGATGGTTCCGTATTTGATGATAAAACTGTAGTAACATCCGAAATCTGTGTATAAGAGCTCAACAGTTGGCTTTCTTTTGTCATACttgatattgtttttgataacatgCTTGAGGTTTCACTCTGGAAATCAGTCGTCGATATGTGTGATGGAGAAATAAAGTGCTCACTGATGTCAGAGGATCTCTTCGATGAAATAAATGTCGATTGAGTCATGGACGATAACTCAGTGCCGTCTGCTGTACTTGTTGTGGCAAAACTCTGGACATCCTTTACGGAAAATGATGTGCTTACTGAACCCAAGATATCTGAGAAAAGAGTAGTTGTATCAACAAAACCCGGGGAGTGCGTTACAGATTTGTCATACTGGCTACTCGATGACAAAATGTCTTCTGAACTCAACGAGACTTTCAAAGGATAGTCGGAGACGAAACCGTTAGATTCAGCTGAACTATACATAGAATCAGACGGAACAACAAAAGAAGATGGACTGCTTGTCATCACCGACTGTAACACAAATGTAAACGAGCTGCTTTCACGGTACGTTTCCTCCATTCTTTTAGATGACATAATACTTGTAGATTCTTTTGGTTGTAAAATGCTGCTTTTCATTGATGAAAAGCTCCTCAAATATGATGAATCTAATATATCTAAGGAAGCTGTTGAATCAAGTACCTCTGGTGTCAACAATATTGACCCTGCTGTAGACTGAACTTCGGTCGTTGCAGTCTTAGATCCAATTTCTTCGGTTTTAAAATCATTAGTAGTTAGACTTGGAGAATTTAACGTAAGTTTCATTGTTGAAGAGAAAACGATTTCTGATACATTTAAAGATGGTCTTGTTTCGATGATAGAAGACCTAGATGGAATAATTTTCGTTGAAGTTTGGTCTGTTGGAGGTTCTATTGACGACAATACAGATGAATCGGGGAAATATAACGATGAAACCATGGTTGAAATTTCGTCCCGCACGGAGAGCGTATATTGCTCACGGTGGCTTGAAAAATAGGAAGTTCCTAAAATATGTGTGGACTGTGTTTGAACTGATGATGAAGGCTCGAAGAGGTCAGTAACAAAACTAGTTTTATGTTGGACTTTTGACAAAGTACTTTCTATCTCATCTGTATCGAATGCGCTAATTGGAGACAATTTAGACTCTTCTGAAACAGAAAATAGGACCGATGTTGATCTTGCAAAGTTCAAAGTTAATGAGCTCTTTGTAGTTGAAATATCTTGTAACGAGGACAGAAAATTTTCCTTGGATATAGACACCTGCTGACTTTCTAGTTCAAAATCAGATTTCGATGAGGAAattattgttgatttcaaaggtGGATGAGTTACAATTGAAAAATCTGAGATTCTGCTTGTTATTTCCGATCTGGACAATGATTGAGCATGGGAATCAATTCTTGAGTCTAGAGGAGCTGAAGTcgacattgaagaaaaaaactccGAGCTGGGCTTGATTTCTATATTTGTAGAAATCTTCATTTCCGTTGAGTATCCAGAACTCTTAGAGGTTTCAGTTTCAGGCAAGAAATCAGTTGAAAATGAGGAGATACTGCTGGAGACATACACTACCTTATCCGtgttttgttgatttattaCACCCGATGACAGAACCACTGATTGAGAATCTACAGATGATCTGGTAAAGGCAGAGGGTGACGACTGTACACCCGTAACTGATGGCGATAAGAATGTCGTCGACAAGGGGAGAGTTGATGTCAATGGTTCCGTTCTTATAACATTACTAGAAGACAGTATAGCCACATGGGAGCTAGGTTGTAGAGTTGAATTTGAACTACTCTCAACAAACTCTATCGACGAAGTGAACTGTGATACTTTTGATTGTTGCAGATCTGTGGATGTTCTGCTTGGATAAACTTTAGAAGACATGCTTGTATACATACTACCCTCTCCGTCTTCTGAGAAAATGGGGCTTAGTATGTTGCTGGTGGTGACTTCTTTAGAAGATACATCTTTTAATGAATGAATTGGTGAATTTTGAGCAATAAAAGAGGTAGAATACTCTAATACAGCTTGACTACTGTGTGTTTGCATCATGGAATAGGACGTTACATGATCCTCAACTGAAGAAGTCAATTCTGTTGCTTCAGATGTTTCAAACTTCGATTTTCTGTTTGAGACCAATACGGAAGATGGAAAATTGTATGATTTGGATGACAGCCAGTTTTTACTCTGGGTTTGACTGCTTGCCGGGTTCAGAGACGTTGTATAAAACATTTCGCTAGAATTCGTCATTGCTGCAAGCAGTATTGAGGACACACCAAATAAAGTACTCAGCTGGTCTTTCGAGGAATCTAGTACTTCTAATGATGTTGAATTCATTTGATGAAATGCTGAACTTGGAGATGATATAATTTCATTAGAAGATAAAGAACTTTTGTTCTCCGACAAAATAATGGATGTCGATATAACTATACTTGGCTGAAAAAATTCTGACTCTTCAAAGGTCTTGgataatattgaatttgaagCTTCTGCAATGTGTGACGACATTATGGCTGAGATAGAATGTGAAATGGGATCAATGCCATTCAAAGAGGAAGATGATGGTTCAGTGGATGAAACTGGCAGTGTTGGATAAAATTGTGTGACCATTTCTTTTGTAGTGGGGATTAGATGATGCGAATCGGATAG encodes:
- the LOC105320216 gene encoding mucin-2 isoform X7, which encodes MKISTNIEIKPSSEFFSSMSTSAPLDSRIDSHAQSLSRSEITSRISDFSIVTHPPLKSTIISSSKSDFELESQQVSISKENFLSSLQDISTTKSSLTLNFARSTSVLFSVSEESKLSPISAFDTDEIESTLSKVQHKTSFVTDLFEPSSSVQTQSTHILGTSYFSSHREQYTLSVRDEISTMVSSLYFPDSSVLSSIEPPTDQTSTKIIPSRSSIIETRPSLNVSEIVFSSTMKLTLNSPSLTTNDFKTEEIGSKTATTEVQSTAGSILLTPEVLDSTASLDILDSSYLRSFSSMKSSILQPKESTSIMSSKRMEETYRESSSFTFVLQSVMTSSPSSFVVPSDSMYSSAESNGFVSDYPLKVSLSSEDILSSSSQYDKSVTHSPGFVDTTTLFSDILGSVSTSFSVKDVQSFATTSTADGTELSSMTQSTFISSKRSSDISEHFISPSHISTTDFQSETSSMLSKTISSMTKESQLLSSYTQISDVTTVLSSNTEPSILASVTSAGYVSRSASLLLTTSLPPTVSATSSEIELHLSSLTSSEVSSMKSTDSITETKMFSLTRSRLSSDFTASFEDLSRASQVSSSPLLSSVASLSISPTDVSKSASKSISITPTHESSYTEYRPTEVSTTTPSSSEFDLSSVLPSGEPSATSVTHSKEPVSESRLISLETSHLVFSSVVSSSVPIETQDISSSLMVTSASPTALVSEIQPTSTAEDSSTTVYETTSSASVTTRTPQPISQTTTAPTTTTSVPRQIVSGKVRMVNQQWLSEYENTNSALYRIIYEQVRATLTDAYSRSSYGNRLVTVSDIIFRPGSIIAEFSVTFSGEEEIDPVLLDQDINAFAQNLPEEFSIDPEFTSHEALTTASTLPFTTAAPTTAAPTTAAPTTAAPTTSAPTTTAPTTTAPTTLAVTTPSSTTAPVTHDPTEKPETTEKTTIPVTTEKATPSSGSFSSTDSVTTPYLATTEEIRTLNQTTQTPVSDTVTSTTGPTTLHPVTTQTVITGSQETNATTKSYTTSNVQQTTPDITKLSTEAETRPPTTTTVIPTTTPTTTTAIPTTTTVIPTITTTKPTTTVGTTEPQITRVFQVELRILNEQWVPEYAVTGSLEYENLTSEYKAILYSVYDFDANYMERFLEISNLQFRQGSLIISYTVTYLGRDPINTKDLDDAINQAFTSGNFPNAVIDQSFTSHQELFFDVSTTPQTTDFTPTTKMTTQEKTGISLTSTTEKTESRTTSAPDTDTTLQHTTEVKTTVTNNPLANTTQHVTTESITTPRVTTESVTTPRVTTESITTPIVTTESVTTPRVTTESITTPHVTTESITTPHVTTESITTSHVTTETITTPHVTTESILTLHVTTESITTPHVTTESITTPHVTTESITTPHVTTESITTPHVTTESITTPILTTDQMSSSTEGSVVLQDFEVTIRVVTEEWNPLYADQSSQFYTNLSIAYYTFLFDTYSLGVYADRFEGITEGLRFSPGSVIMNFVVTFLGGEEVDVSLLNDDVNQAFKDGFFGPDVMIDPLFTSHKRITLFSTTPSVVIPTTRSSTTLVISTTQASTTQAQTTDKAPVTTQVPTTTQTSITTHVPMTTEAPSTTITTTTIQTQTSQQPTTTQDLISMTQTSTPKALTTTQAPTTTQSSTTTQVPISITLTSTTQTSTTTQASTPTQAPTKTEALTTPGAPTTTQAETTTQDPSTTTTSTTTEAPITTQPLTTTKAASTTTNMPTTTEALTTTQAPTTNQRSTTSEALPTTQPSTTTQAPITTQAPTTNQLPTTTTAPTTTQAPTTTQAPTTTQAPPTTQAPTTTQAPTTTQAPTTTQAPTTTQAPTTTQATTTTQAPTTTQAPTTTQAPATTQAPTTTQAPTTTQAPTTTQAPTTTQAPTTTQAPTTTQAPTTTQFPTTTQAITTTQAPTTTQAPTTTQAPATTQAPTTTQAPTTTQAKTTTQTPTTTQATTTTQAPTTTQAPTTTQAPATTQAPTTTQAPSTTPAPTTTQPPSTTGAPTTIVSTTDPVISQVINASLKITSQTWNSKLSDIDSAEYLTLKDTIYQKLLAVYKNSIYKDRVIDIVNITFREGSVIVDYSVQFTENDSVPLEQLNSIVSSAVSNDAFGPDVIIDPASISHNKIPYIPTSTTEESTALPESTTELPVTRSDFMVPNWGIAVIVCGAVVLVFLLAMICVLCSRRHTKQKYRMPEDPDDIGYIRKSNGSEFAYDNNIPKETMTVDEEIKAPNQVYHLKTSDLQQNAGQELQKNGNTQAQDDNTIQLQITDNNTAASPPARPGEESEPSEGEKAKTTEF